ttgattacacattgagtgaagaaaacttttctccaattcgttttaaatttactacattgtagcttcatcgcatgccccatagtcctagtatttttggaaagcataaacagacgcttcacatctatctgttcaattccactcattattttatagacctctatcatatttcccctcagccgtctcttctccaagctgaacagtcctagacgctttagcctttcctcatagggaagtcgtcccatcccctttatcattttcgttgcccttctctgcaccttttctaattccactatatcttttttgagatgtggcaaccagaattgaacataatattcaaggtgcagtcgcaccatggagcgatacaaaggcattttaacatcctcatttttgttttccattcttttcctaataatacctaacattctatttgctttcttagccgcagcagcacactgagcagaaggtttcaacgtatcatcaatgacgacacctagatccctatcttggtccgtgactcctaacgtggaaccttgcatgacgtagctataattcaggttcctctttcccacatgcatcactttgcacttgctcaaattaaacatcatctgccatctagacgcccagtctcccagtctcgtaaggtcctcttgtaatttttttacaatcctcctgcgatttaacgactttgaataactttgtgtcatcagcaaatttaattacctcactagttacccccatctctaggtcatttataaatatgttaaaaagcagcggtcccagcacagacccctggggaaccccactaactacccttctccatggagaatactgaccatttaaccctactctctgttttctatcattaatccatgcttttgaatatgttctgtaattttgttcttaataatagtctctaccattttgcttggcgccgacgtcagactcaccggtctataatttcccggatctcctctggaacctttttaaaaaattggcgttacattggccatcctccaatgtATCTTTACCAAATGACCCAATATCCCTAATTTTCTTGGCCTGGTaattctgtcttttttttcctttcacctGAATAAGAAGCAGTGCTGGGCAACTGGAATTATAAGCTTCATTCATAACCACCTAACCTTTTACACTCTTTttaatagaccccccccccccccaatttcttagTCTGGTCCCTGCAGCAATGATCTGAGGCTGGGAGCCATGTAACAAGAGATGTGTATAATAAACTctaaatctggccactaggtgtcacccttaATGATTACAGGGTAGAGATCAGCAAAACAGTGAGGGCAAAATGACACGCTTTCGCCACTGTAAAAGGTAAAGCTGATTCCAGCAAGGGGGTTAGTCAACCAATAATGTGAAAGACCCAATTTAGGGTCCATGTGATATTATGTAGCACTCAGACTGAGCCACAGGGCCAGCCTTTCCAAACATAGGTGAATCAAACAGTAGGCAAGAGTGCATGAAAACAGAATTAGATGTATCAGTCATATAGCTTTATGGTTGACTGAATCCAGGTTTTACTAAATTAACTCTAACCAGCCTTAACTTTCTACCTCATAATATACCCTAGGCATTTTGCAATGCTTACCAGAAACAGCCTTTGCTGTGTTTAAATGTTTAATTGCCACAGTTAATTACATAGAAATAATTAGACCATCTTtaagttacatattactactGCCAGCACCTTGTGGTAGATTAGTTCTTACCTTGTGTAAATATTAAAAACACAAACTTCATAAACAGAATTTTTGCACACATTATAAATTCTTTATTAGTGTGTTTATCAGTGATATGATTTACAGAAacaaaatgtaattaaataacATGTAATTTGGAAGTGACCACAGAGCTCAAGAAGGACAAGTCAGACGTGGCAAAGGTAACATCCACCTGAATTATCAAAGATTATTTTGATGTTATATTTGGAAGGATCCTTTCCCGTCTGCTAATTTATAAttattcagtgttttttttaatgtctttcaGACAGTTCCTTTGGCAGAAAATTTTAACATTATTATATAAAAATAGAATGATTTTTTTCACTATATACAAACATATTACATTACACAGTgtacatgttaaaaatgctaggaAATGGGAAGTCATATGTGAACTAAAGCAAGAGCACGTAAAATTCTTAAATACTGCACATTTCATAAAAATTACATAAAGTACAGTTGTTGTTTGCTAATACCAAACAGTACCAATGTGACAGGAAACTTTCCCCAACAGCTTCATTTTAAGGCACATCTTGCATATGTataatacatatacatacatacatattcacTTATCTGAACTAGACTTGATCAATAACTTAAAACTCTAGTTTTAAGTATACAACTAGTTTAAGTTGTACACTGTTTAAAGTTCCTCATTGTCACTTGTGCCCACCTGTGGtgacaggtacctggcagagccTGCAGGTTTGTAACGGGGCACAGTGATTTCTTGTAAGTCAGGAAGCCTGCCTGGTCGAGAAGGGGAAAGCAGAGTCACTGCTCTGCTCTCATAGTCCCTGGGTAGCACCTTCTCATACACACTCTGCAGCCCCACTGTCTTAGGGATATGAGCATATGCTTGCACTGTCTGGTAGTAGTTGTCCCTACGGAGGGGGTCTCTAGGGAGGGAGGTGCTCTTGCAGAAACTGGATACAGAGACTTgtcctgggtggatggaggaggagtCACAGTTGGATGGTCTTCCACAGGAAGGGCTCCAACAGCGGTCTGAATGACCAAGGATCTTGCACTCAGTTGTACAAGCCCATAAtcctaaaataaaataatgacaaTCAAAcagtgcagtgtactgcagaAATAATTTAGATGATCAGGGATCAACACTGGGATTAGTAAGTGTCAAAAACTATTTGAACACAAAGAAAACCAATGGCTGTATAATGATAAAAATACCCTATTATGTGGACTGTTTCAAACAGCTAGTAAATCACTGCTGTACAATGTAAGgatttattgagtgaaaacataAATATTTTGTTCTAGTTTACATTTAAAAATTTGCCTTTTCAGTCTTACAAGACTGCCGTCTCTACATAAATTAGATAACAAACATGAAAAGCATATCAATATATAATCAGTATCTATAAAAAATaatgcaaaataataataattatcataTCAAACTATAGTCCTTCACAAACTTTCCTAACCAGCCTCTCTCTCTTACCAATGGACAGGGTTCCCACTTAGGAATAAATTAGGGGGGGTCTTTACAAAGGTgcgcgtttttagcatgtgctaatgatgggtgcatgctaaacactagagacacccataggaatatatgggtgtctctagtgtttagtgcacgctttttagcatgcactaaaaaccctagcgtgcctttgtaaaaggaccccttaatgattagagcagcaggttgagaaccagggaagcctgatTCAATTctactgcagcgccttgtgatcttgggcaagtcacttagggagccttttacaaagtggtggtaagcccaatgcaggcttaccacacactaaccTCAAACTACCGTCGGACTAACAcagctgctggcagtagttccgccttgagtgtgcaccatttccgtcATGCTGgaacttttaaaaattttatagcgtggcactaacccggcagtaatcgggcatcgctgtgTTACTGCATGAGCCTCACCGCATGGTCAttatttttaggggctttttacccattgcgataaaaagggccttggtgcacggaaaaaatggcccccaccgctaccacagggcccttttcccacagtttggtaaaaggacctctcacaaaatgcctagccacccgcctggggttaccccatggccactttagagggtctatccctagcacagctcaggtctgccagCACTTGCCactcatgctctacactagcaccctcctcctacctactgggtcacaactgcctctgggtgagtctcccactctcaaattatcccccagtgatttctaggttactagagccacactcccagtggtcccacagttcccagaaagcactcacagacccaacacacaaaccactaggattctttatcagtctagacagCAGAACGAacaaaacaattgtgtttattctcacaaatatattgaacagtggacaaaaaagtacaaatagcaacaagtaactgaaaaatggatcaattagaaaacttactaaacatttgtatactgtctaaacagtatctgggaaggtcaggacatataattcaccgagcctcagcaaagagatctgtctctctttcctcccaactaagactgaagcaacaaccagcaacaactgctggataatttcaaactccaggctaatcagagcccagttaacaagatttcaaataaaaactagttacatcactacagggACTTCCTATTATGtttgccaactaaaagaaagagaaaccagtcctctgtaacagttttaagcataaacatagcaccatctgctggccaaacaggagaaatacacttcagacatatccaatacattttacaggcttaaaacacactgtttcttcgcaGGActccttaactctccattgcctcgggtgcaAAAACATTAAGGGCAAGTCTATAAAatgtgcctaaattaaggcactGATCGCatgtggatggagcatgggcatTCTGCCTAGTGACATGtggaacttatagaatactatgagttGTATGTGCTGCAAAGTGCACTTAGGCATGGCAACTTACATCTGCCACCATGGCATAAGTAGTCACACTTAGATATTGATATGCCAAATCTgctttggggtgaattctatatatggaacagaaaaaaagcactattctgtaaactgagcttaaagttaggcgcagtttatggaATAGTCTTTACACCCAGGAATTGCtgctaactttaagcacagccatttccagcaactgaaacatggtgcgattgtgtgcacctaaattaggcatgcatccccttcattctataataatgtgcataaatgacaGGAATGCCCcaattctgcccatgaccctacaATTTctgtgcatgtaaaatttagatgtggatcctgtgcctaaatttatgtgcatgtattttaattaaatctaattagtaccaataagtgtttgttaaaccaattactggtgctaattagcttgttatgcaattaaattgaaCACACAAATTGGGCTTGTGTCCAAATTTATGCCCACAATTTGtaatgacttttatagaatttgggggtttatgCTGTTATCTATAATgagttaggcatgccctaatgttttatagaattggctttatgcatgtattttgcttgatagattgtaagctctccagggacagggaaatacttactgtacctgaatgaaatTCACCTTGAACAACTGGAAAATAGGAggaagctaaatccaaatcccttcccattccccctcctACACCAATCTAATTAAAGGTGGGTCAAAATGTCAATTTAGATCAATAGCACAAACTCTTTCACATGATCCAGGTATGTTTCTATGGATGGAGTTTTAGGAACAGGATCCAAAATCTAATGTGCAAGGGTACCATAAAGTCCCAGAAATAATCTGGAATCTCATTTTCACCTTGGATTTCCAATGACACCCAAGGGTGCCCCATAAGACTTTTCAATTAATCTCTAGTGTAGCCCTGCCTGAGgtagctttgaaaaaaaaaaagattaaaatttGGATTATTTACTTTCCGTTTCAAAAGTAAAAGTGCAATTGTGATTGGTTCTAAAATGGCCTACAACCAATCACAACATCCAGTCCATGAAAGCAATCATTAAAATACAACATGACGAATAAAGCCATAAGTTTTGTCATTATTTTTATGTTAATAAATGACTTTAATAACTGATGTATGATCTTTCTTTTGTGTATGCTGATCGGTTTTTTAATgcctgggcgttttttttttttaaagcactgcaGGATGTGAGAGACTTCGGAGCATTTTTCAGGTGCTGAAAGCTTTTCTGTTCTATCCTTTTTATACCACAGtgtttaacaaaaaaaatgagcaaTATTTAACCGCATGCAGCAAGTACCTTTTTACTTAGGCACCCTACAAATTTAGGGCGCGCGGGTGCAGACGCAAAGACTCCTTACCTGTCTGCATATGGCTAATGATATCCTTTTTCAGAGCCTCTCCGCTGATGTCTGAGTCGCTGTCATTAAAGTCGCTGTCGCCCTTGCCGCTGTCTTTCCCGCTGAACTTCTCAGCTTCCCTCGCCGAAATGGCATTGAAAGAATTTCGTTTCCAGACAGTGACAGCCGGGGCAGACTCCTTGCCATAACCAGGAGAAGGTGCATAGGGCTGTGGAACAGAACAGATAGAATACGATTAAATGATTCAACAGGCGCACATCTCCCCCGACCCCACCAATACGCCCCTAGAGTGAAGCTCAGGCCAGACCCTGAGATCTCACCTCGGAGTGAACTGCTCCTCGTGGTCTCTTTTGGGACTCATAGAGAGCAGGGGTCATCTCTCGGTTCTCGTCCGCGCTGGAGACCTCGTCGCTGGTCGCAGGCAGctcagaaccggtggtgggagctTTGCTGGGAAATGCTCGCACATCGAACACCTTCCCTTTCGGACTGGAGAACAGGTTGCCGTCATCTTCCTGCCTCCCCTTTTCCAGGTGGGTCAGATCCCTTTGGTGGTGCACGGAGAGGCAGTCTTTCTTCCCCTCGGTGTCCTTCCTACGCTTGTTGCAGGTGGTGGCAATAGTGATGATGGCAGTGAGGAGCAGGGTGCAGCTGCCCGCCAGCACGACGATAACTATCAGGGGGGTGTCCCACTGCAAAGGCTTCTCTTCCCGAGAACTGGGCTTGATGACTTCGCGACTGATAGGGGGCGCTGCGGTAGCAGTCACCACGAAAGTAATGGTGGCTGTTGTGCACAAGGGGGGTCTCCCTCCGTCAGTGACGCTGACCAGGACTTTGACAGTTTGGCCAAGTTCATTGCTCAGATCGGCAGCAAGGAAGATCTCACCGCTGGCTTTGTTGATGGTAAACGGGAGGTCTTGTTGCTGCTGCAGGAAGGAGAAGGTGAGCTCGGAGTTCACTCCTTCGTCCAAGTCCCTGGCTTTAAGCTGAGTCACAAGATACCCCGGAGAGGCTTTTGTGGGTACCCCGACTTCAGCCGACCCATTAGAAAGCACGGGGTGTGTAATAACGGGGGCGTTGTCATTTTGGTCAACTATTTTCACTTTAATGACGGCGCTGCTGGACAGTTGTGGGGTCCCCCCGTCGTTTGCTTGGATTCGCAGGTCCAGCTGTTTTATAATTTCATAGTTGAATGTCCGGAGCGCATAGATAGCGCCAGTGGCAGGATCTATAGAGACATAAGTAGACACCGGAGCACCCATCACCTCTGCCTCCAACAATCGGTAAATGACTTTACCGTTGTGTCCCAGGTCTGGATCTCTGGCCACCACGGTTGTGATATAAGCTCCGGGGGCGTTATTCTCCAGCACGGACACTTCATAGACAGCCCTGGTGAAAAAGGGAGCGTTATCATTCTCGTCGCTCACCCGGATGGTGTAGTGCCGGATGGTTTTGAAAGCAGGGGAACCTAAGTCTTCGGCCACCACGGTGAGATTGTACTCGGGGATCTTCTCCCTGTCCAGGGCAGTGCTGGTGACGATCATGTAGCTGTCCTCGTAGGCTTGCTGCAGCTTGAAGTGCTCGTGGCCGTGTAGAGTGCAGCGCACTTGGCCGCTGGGTCCCGAGTCGCTGTCCGAGGTGCTGATCAGCGCCACGAAACTGTCGGCGGCCGCTGCCTCCGTGATATAAGCCACCCCAGCACTGATTGAGGTGAGCGGGGTGATGCTGATGGTTGGCGTGTTGTCATTCACATCCGTTAAGTGCACAATGACCTTGCAGGTGGCTGTCAGAGGGCTGGCACCCAGATCCTGAGCCTGCACGTCCAGCTCGTAGGTTTCTTTCACTTCAAAGTCCACCGGACCGGTCAGAGTCAGGCGGCCGGACTTGGGGTCAATTTGAAAGACCTGGCGCACCTCAGGAGACACCTGGGGACTGAGGCCATAGATTATGTCTCCATTCACCCCTTCGTCGGGATCCAACGCGTGGAGATCGAGTAAAAGAAACCCGAGAGGGGCATCTTCCATGAGATCTACGGTGTAAGAGTTCTGATCAAACATCGGACTGTTATCATTAAAGTCCAGCACTCGGACGGTGACCACTGCGCTACCAGACCGAGCCGGGCTCCCTCCATCCTTAGCTACCACCTCTAAGGTGTAGGAAGCTTGAGTCTCTCTGTCCAGTTCTTTCATCAGCACCAGATCGGCATATTTCGCGCCATCTGCCCTTGTCTGCACCTCCAGGCTAAAATGGCTATTGACGGAAATCTGGAAGCTCTGGATGGAGTTCGAGCCGACGTCTTCATCCATAGCGATTTCTAAAGGGATGCGAGTGCCCAGAGCAGCATTttccgatacctccagaggaatCTCGGCTCTGGGGAAGTGCGGCGAATTGTCATTAATGTCTCTCACCTCCACTTCCACGTGAAGCAGTTTGAACTGATCCTTGGAGAAAGTGACCACGTCGAAAGCCAGAACACAGTGCAGGGACTGTCTGCAGATTTGCTCCCGGTCTATGCGCTCCCCGACGCTGAGCTGCCCATCACTTTCCCTTACCCGGAGCAGAGAGCTGTTCAGTTGCTTCATCAGGCGGAAACTTCCTTCTGCTGGTACATTCATGTGCGCCTCTTCAGTCAAAGTCCCAATGACTGTACCTGGCTCATCTTCCTCATACAATCGGTATCTAATAGTTTTGCAGAGGACCATTGAAAGCAGCGAGTAAAAGCAGAAGCATCTTAAGGAAGAGACCCAGGAACAGCACCTTTCTTTTTCAGAAATCATGGCACCCTGCACTGATTAGCTAattcaaagaaaaataaatctcTTTTCTAATCTGTTGATAAACTGTTAAGTAATTAGCTTGCCCTCATACATAACATATAGCATGCTCCATTTTTTTTTCCGAAAGACCTATCTATAATAAAGATCTCGCTATATCTCCTGGGCTGATAAGATTTTCACCCGCAAGACTTCTCAGACTGAGCAGAACCGGTAGCTCCTCGGAGGTTCTTGTAGATACAGACATGCAAATTAACCACCCGCAGCAGCCAATCACAGGTGTCCCTCTCAGACTCCTCTGCCTCTCACAAAATCCCTTCAATGTGGGAAGGCTTGGAAAGGAAAACAAGAACCTTTAAAACTGGTGaatctttcttttgttttctgtaactttttttttttttgccccgttTTTAGGGCGAACTGCAAAAGGATTGGCACGAAGAAGTGTGGGCTAAATGACACGGAGTGTTTGTTAATTGTACCACACTAAAGTTCCCTTCAGTTGAACAGATGCCTTGTGTACAAACAGAGCAGATTCTACTTTTCCCAATAAGGCGACCGTAACGCGTTTTGATTGTCTTCATTCTCATGCGCCTAG
This portion of the Microcaecilia unicolor chromosome 4, aMicUni1.1, whole genome shotgun sequence genome encodes:
- the PCDH8 gene encoding LOW QUALITY PROTEIN: protocadherin-8 (The sequence of the model RefSeq protein was modified relative to this genomic sequence to represent the inferred CDS: deleted 1 base in 1 codon), whose protein sequence is MLLKEYEVMFGNPGIDDVTEHVKTPNPFWETAKVMRREESIAYVSKCSVTNIGNIYEAVKLPKKQNVHFFLQIGDVVHQVNKWIGMETRRQSMAAKPRIYFQGPQSRTSNVVYRQQMFSIDSRIDKMLLLLLAAFNVLCKTIRYRLYEEDEPGTVIGTLTEEAHMNVPAEGSFRLMKQLNSSLLRVRESDGQLSVGERIDREQICRQSLHCVLAFDVVTFSKDQFKLLHVEVEVRDINDNSPHFPRAEIPLEVSENAALGTRIPLEIAMDEDVGSNSIQSFQISVNSHFSLEVQTRADGAKYADLVLMKELDRETQASYTLEVVAKDGGSPARSGSAVVTVRVLDFNDNSPMFDQNSYTVDLMEDAPLGFLLLDLHALDPDEGVNGDIIYGLSPQVSPEVRQVFQIDPKSGRLTLTGPVDFEVKETYELDVQAQDLGASPLTATCKVIVHLTDVNDNTPTISITPLTSISAGVAYITEAAAADSFVALISTSDSDSGPSGQVRCTLHGHEHFKLQQAYEDSYMIVTSTALDREKIPEYNLTVVAEDLGSPAFKTIRHYTIRVSDENDNAPFFTRAVYEVSVLENNAPGAYITTVVARDPDLGHNGKVIYRLLEAEVMGAPVSTYVSIDPATGAIYALRTFNYEIIKQLDLRIQANDGGTPQLSSSAVIKVKIVDQNDNAPVITHPVLSNGSAEVGVPTKASPGYLVTQLKARDLDEGVNSELTFSFLQQQQDLPFTINKASGEIFLAADLSNELGQTVKVLVSVTDGGRPPLCTTATITFVVTATAAPPISREVIKPSSREEKPLQWDTPLIVIVVLAGSCTLLLTAIITIATTCNKRRKDTEGKKDCLSVHHQRDLTHLEKGRQEDDGNLFSSPKGKVFDVRAFPSKAPTTGSELPATSDEVSSADENREMTPALYESQKRPRGAVHSEPYAPSPGYGKESAPAVTVWKRNSFNAISAREAEKFSGKDSGKGDSDFNDSDSDISGEALKKDIISHMQTGLWACTTECKILGHSDRCWSPSCGRPSNCDSSSIHPGQVSVSSFCKSTSLPRDPLRRDNYYQTVQAYAHIPKTVGLQSVYEKVLPRDYESRAVTLLSPSRPGRLPDLQEITVPRYKPAGSARYLSPQVGTSDNEEL